A window of Daucus carota subsp. sativus chromosome 2, DH1 v3.0, whole genome shotgun sequence genomic DNA:
ggtgagccagagtcgaacccatgacctgggacgacagaggataaacccttaaccactgggctatccgATCGTGCTCAGCTAATGTTATTTAGTATTAAAAGGACTcgtcaaaaaatattataaggtTAAGTATGTTTCATGTAACTAGTAGTTATGCCATCACAACAATAGTTACTATCTAAgtccaaatattaaaaatttgtagtGGTTCGTTATTAAATACAGAAATATGTAGTCACGGTACTTTAAACAACACATAAGTTATGTCATAATGTACCATATATATTGAAGATTGATGGTATAGTTATAAGAAATGGAAGCATGGACTCTGTGATAGTGTAATAATGAATTAACATCAAATCTGGTGCAAATTTGAGTTCACAAATATGCGGAGTCGATGATAACAAGTTTGACATAAGTTGTGACTctgtaaattacaaaatttgagTAGTTCGTCAAAAACTTAACAGCATACTCAACCAAAGCCTTAACACCAAATTGTGTGGGGAAGGACTGTATTGTCACTGAATTAGAATTTGTgaagaaaatcatataattcaCAGTAtacttgattgatttttttaagaGTAAGTTCAAAAAATAGTAGTCATGTGTGAATTGAACATTCACATATACTTGTAAAGACTATAACAATGATTGAGAGAATACAAGACAAAAGTTCAATGATTGAGAGAATACAAGACAAAAGTTCAGCATCTTGAGCAGAATGAAAGATCAAAAACACATAGATATGTCAcgctaaaaaataatatatatttaagttgCTTTCAAATTAGTAATCATTTGGTTTGGTTATGTTTTAGAATGAATTGTACGTGGTAACATGTGAGTGAGTTTGTTGTcatttgaatatataaataacatCTCAAATCACTTGCAAACTAAACTTTTATGTCACACTTGTATTTTctccaaatcaaaatttgaagttggaattcATTCCAGATTGTTATAATAacacataattaataaaatattgactTAGTATCACTCTTTTTATGGTAATTATTATATAGATTCatgcaatatttttgtaaatattatataaatctaTAAAGTGGCAGACACAGAATCATAATTTAGTTGAACACAggttttgttttgttgttaAAAACACCAAATATACACCAACTAGGCTACACAAACAATTACACAAATATGTATACTActgattttttttactaatagACCCCCCGGATAGAAAATCAAAAACTTGGTTTAGATGttataacacaaaaaataagtATGAGTTCACGGTAAGAAAAAACAATGCTATTTAGTGAAGTTGTAtgataattaaaactaaaatttttatcatatcACATCATTCTATAGAGAATATAATCGTGTTACATCgttaaaatatttagaattaTACTTGTACAACAATcctgataaatttaaaattgaatgaCTACATAGTACCAGTTTTTCGCATAAACAACTATTATTGAGAGATTAAACTAAGATCATCAAATTAAATTAGTGATAGCTAGGTAATTATGTTTACACCGAACGAATAAGGAAATGACATGCAActagtaaataatattttaaaatttaagaacaACTTGAATAATGTCTGGAAGCCTTCACCAGCCGGATTTAAATTCATATTGGTATTGCTAttacgaattttctatggtgtgcccatgggcacacaatagtcactaactctcatgaaaatactagcttttgattggtggatgagtaataaatgttaatgtgcatttacaccaattccaccaatcaaaataagcCTTTTTCATGAAAGTAcgtgattattgtgtgcccttgggcacacattagaatgACCgttgatattattaatttaatagtttGGAGACATTGATCAATATTTATTTACATcgatatgtaaaaaaatttctaaaaatatatagttgtcTTTTTAAAAGTACGATAAGTTAAATTAGATTTTGCTAAAACTGAATTGAAGTTATATATGAAACGACAAAATTacaaatcatattattaaattaaaaataaacggATGTCATATTTTTGAGTAAAAGGAGGTCAAACgatatttataaattgaaaatttttatcaaaattttaaaactactttgatgtatatttttttgaaactaaatttatagaataacatatatatatatatatatatatatataaaagagaatCTAAATATCAAGTAGTTAAGTTTTCTACAAGTGCATCTTAAatgcataatatttatatatttatctaaaattCAACCGTACATATGTAAATATCTAGCGAATATAAATTAAGATGCAAATTTTCTGATTtagttcatttattttttaacaaaacataatcgatcaatctctatctttaatattatataaaaaatcaacatTACTATAAAATTAATATCCTGTAATTTAGGGAGTGTACTCAagtgagattttaatggattgtttttaatctatggataatatgtgattttgattttatgcggtaTATTGATAATATGTCAAAGAGTTTAGTGGATCCTTAATGATTCAAGCACAATACTTTactatatcatatatttttccaggatttcaaaaaacttaaaatacaccgaacaATCTcaaaaaattcatcattttctgaaataaaaaaaaatctaacattcgaataccatcagatttaaATAGTAATACTACGTACCCAAGATTTTCAAGTATAATTCAAAATCCTGATTGAACATTCCagattttataacataatttaaaatccgaattaaatatgtcaaattttgataaattctaAACAATCACaattaaatacaataaaattttaatcgaATACacgaaaaatattttactaaacATCCGTTTCGGACTAACAAAGTAGTAGTATTGTACCTCTAGAAATTACAACCCCGTTGATATAAGAAGAAAGCGGAGAAGAAAGTGAAAAAAGTTTGACCTCAACTTAAAACACACGCTTGACTGGTGCTACACCATTGTAATGGATTTGGAGAGAGCAATCCATTTTCACCTAAAATCCAGCCTGTACATACAACAACAATCATAAACAACTTATGCacacacctatacatacaaTACCTGTATTATACACACAATTTTCTCATCTTCATCTCAATCATCTTCAATTCGTGCTGTTATTTTGGTTGATCTATGGGGATTCAAAGCAGAGCTAAAAGTGGAAGTGTAAATCAAGCAATGGCGAGCGATGTGCTGAGTGAGAAAGCGGCGATGATGAGAGAATCGCTGTCGAAGAGTCAATCAGCCACGGATAATATGGTGTCGATGCTCGGTTCATTTGACCACCGCCTTTCTGCTCTCGAAACTGCGATGCGACCGACTCAGGTCTGCTCGGTGTTTGATCTGTTTGCGTTTTTGTTTTCGGTTATGTATTTATGAGAATTGTTAAGTTATGAGCTCTCCTAAAACCTGAAAATGTTTCGTTTAAACACGTTTATGTTTTTACCAGACTTGTCAAGTTACCGGCTCTCCTGAAACCTGAAAATGCTGCGAGTAGCGGTTAATTAGATCGTATGTTATCTTTACGAGTGTTTGGTTTGCAATTCGGAATTAGTTTTATTTGATTACACGCTTCTTTATAGGAGAATTATTAAGTTGCCAGCTATTATAAAACCTCATGGTGTACTGTTGGGTGGCTTAACTGGATTGTATATTATGTCAATAGCAATTGATAAATTGGTCTCGGCTGTTTAATTTAGGATTTTGTGGTTCTCACTTAATTTTGTGCCTACATTTATGTCAATTTAGAGGTTATTTAGTTGTTTGATTAATGGTGGAACAGAAATGACCTAATTTCAAAGTGGTTGATATTAGGGTTCTGTATGTCAGACTTGTAGGTTTGGTTGAGAGATGAGATTGTGAAGCTAGCTTTAAAAGATAAGATGCAATTCTTTTCATATCATTTTTTTGTTGACGTAGTTAggaaaaaaatcacatagttcaGTTGTTTATGGAACTTACATTTGTTGAAATAGGATAAACAAATGGTCTATATGATGTCTTAAAGCTTGTTTATGTGCTTCTaactgtttttttaaaaaataactgtAAACTAATAGGACTTGTAGCTCTCAAGAAATGCTAAAAATAGAAATCCGTTTAGTATTCAGATTAATTAATCCACTACTTGACACTATCTTAGAATTGAATATTTCTAGTTTCCGGTTCGAAAACCGATTCAATATGTTTTTAGCGGTTATCAGGATTATAAACCAAATCTTAATAGGCaggtactccttccgtcccagccaattctttacggtTGGTTTGGGCAcgaaggttaagaaatatgtagaaagtagtggaaaagagaaagaaaagtgggtgaagtggtgggacccattgatttttaatgtataaaagggagatagtggagttaaagtagtgtgaaaagagaggaaaagtgagaaagtggtgggaccaattgactatttttggtaagttttgaaatgtaaagaattggatgggacatttcgaaaaggaaactgtaaagaaatggttgggacagagggaggatttattataatttcttgTCAGTATTAGTCAAAGAGAAACCTAATTTAGTATTATATGTGGAAGCCATATAGCTACATATTGCTAATTTTGATTTCAGAGGAAGCCATATTTGGAATATGAGCCTTTGTGCTTGTTATACTGAGCAAAACCATACAATTGACACAACAAATAAGTGTTGAGCGTGTTCCTTTTTCTTCTAAAATTCGTAGTTATAGACTTGCAAGTATACTGAGAAGGATCAACTAGAAACAATCTGGTTCACCTGATCCATATTTCTTTATTGTGATAACTTGGTTATACTATAACTGTTTGTTATATGTCTGTATACCACCTTTCAGCCTTTAACATTTACTGTCAATTCTGGAATTTGCAGATAAGAACACATGCCATACGCAGAGCTCACGAGAATATTGATAAAACGTTGAAGGCTGCAGAAGTTATATTGGCTAAATTTGATATTTCTCGACAGGTTGCTTTCTAAACTATGCAATGCTTCATAATTGTCCATAGGAATACTAAACTTAATTGGTCATTGAAGTTTACACTTATTGAATCTTCCAATTTTAACACTATTCTTCGGGAAAAACTAATTAACTTGGCTTATAGTAGTGAAATACTTTATGCAAGAGCAAGGCACACCATTATTTGATACGATTCATGTGATAATGTGGATTAATATGTGTGGATGTTACTTTTGCAATGCGTAGTATCTGTGGCATTTTCAGTTAGCATTGATTGTGGAATATTTTCCAGAATCACTACACTGTTCCTGCCTTCTTTTatgaagaaaaggaaaagaagaatTGAAGTTAAGAGAAGAGAAAGGACAAAATATTGtgtattattttctttcttatGTTCCCGAGATTTTTTAATCGAAGAAAAGAAAGTGAAGATAGGTAAAATAATTAGTACATCTATTGCTATAACATGTCTCACTCCCAGTCTTCCCATTTTGGGGGGAAAAAATTTAGAGGCAAATTTACTCATACATCACTTCACTTTATTTTCCATTCTATTCTTGAAATGTAGGGAACAcaagagaaaaaataaataatcatatttCTTTTCCCTTTCTTCTCAAAATGAAAGTCAGGAACATAGTGTTATAGTTCGCAACCTACTTAAGATTAAGGGATTAAAGGAACCCATATGATGTGGAAATGGGACATGGAAACATGGAGTGAAAAATCAGAATTACTTATAGTTCGCAATCGGGTCAAGATTAAGGGAACCTATATGTTGTGGAAGGGAAAATAGATACAAGGAGTGACAAATTACATATGTGATAGCCAGTGCATTATATGTTGTAATGTCTATCTCTGTCTGCAGTGTATTAGTAGAGTGTTTACCTTTATGAATTATACTTACACATGTATTATGTGTAATCCAACATGCATGTGCCTGTTCacataataaaatttgcaaTGTCATATATGTCAGTAATGACCATTTTAAGTTAATCTGGTACTATATGTTTCCTTCTTTGTGGTACATACGCTTCACGTTAAAAGATAATATTTCATCTCAATCTGTAGGCAGAGGCAATGATAGTTAAAGGTCCACGGGAAGATGTTGAAAGTTATCTTGATGCCATTGAAAAGCTTAGAGGCAACATCAAATTTTTCAGCAACAATAAAAGCTTTAAGAGTAGTGATGCAGTGGTAAATCATGCAAATAACTTACTTGTGAAGGCAGTTTCTAAGCTAGAAGAGGAGTTCAAGCAGCTCTTGTCAGTATACAGGTCTGTCttaattctttaagtttgcaaAACCTAGCTATCCTATTTACTATGTTTGACTTAATTGCCAGGGTCAAATTTTGTATGTAGTGGTGCTAAGGGCAAGTAAATTTGCGCCGCTCCTTGActaaatagtgttttatatacTTGTATGTGTAGTATATTCAGTACTGTTGAAGGCACGATTAATTTCGCTTTGCGTAGGTGCAAGGTTTGCGATTCAAAAGTTTGGATTAAGTGCGGTTTTGAAATTGACAAAAGAGCATTTGTGAAGCGCTCAGCGCTTTATTGCTAAAAAGCACAAAAAAGAGGCACATAGCTTTTAAAAataacagaaaagaaaagaaacccCATCTTCATTTTTTGACAATCACCTCAAATGCAAATGATGGAACTTCTTTTTCAACTCTAATAGATAAAGATGATGAAGAGGTGCAGCGAGAATTTGAGGGCATGAGATTGAGCTAAATGACTTCGAAACTTTTAAATTGTTAAACATTATTGATTGATGCTTCTTTATTGATATTTCTAATATGTGAGATATGCTCTATTTAGTTTAAGTTAAAACAATTTCaagtattattttaattgttaaattggtgtttttttacaaaaatgcgCCGACTAATGACGCTTCCCAAGTGGCAGTGTGGCACTCTaaataactttttttgaaattgtgGACATTAAACAAAACTggtaaatattatttctgaattTTCGTAAAGATGCTTTTTTCAAGTAATTGTAATTATGGAAATTCAATTAAGCCTCGCCTGAAGTTTTCTGTGGCAGCCAACTAGgtaaatgtatatatttgtatGTGTGCTTAGAGATAGGGGTCCTGCCAGGGGGCTATGCTCAGATGGATAGATGAATCATGAATGTAGTTGACTTTTCTGTGTGAGCTCGTGTATGTATGTGGGTATATGAACATATATAGACACAGGGAATGGTTTGACATAGAATTATAGACTTGTGTGTTAAATGGCGACTTTGATTCGGATAAAATCATGCTGACTCCATTTGTTTACCATCAAAGGCATGATTGTGCTGGAAGCGTCGGTAAAACAGCCAGTTACCCCTCAGTTTTGGTTTTTCATGTAGCATTATAAATATTGTTTCGATGTCTTTCAGTTCAGGCAAACAAATCACCTTATGTTGCTGGACAAGCTTTGGTTTCTTCGTTGTGGAATTGGCATGCTTAacttattgtttttgtttaacCTGATATACCAGATTGAAATGATTCCCTTGCATTACATATTCCTAGTCATCTACAGTTTCAAATGTTTAAGCAAGCTGAACTATTTGTTTTTTCCGTTCTGCATTTCAGCAAACCTGTGGAACCTGATCGTCTTTTTGAGTGCCTTCCTAATTCACTGCGACCGTCTGGGTCACCTGGGCACCATGGCGATCTTGGCGGTAAAAACCACTCAGATCAGCAAAACGGTAGCTTAGAAGATGCTGTATATACACCACCAACTCTTATACCACCAAGGGTTCTTCCATTATTGCACAATTTAGCTGAGCAAATGGTTCAAGCTGGCCGCCAGCAGCAAGTTCTGAAGATATACAGGTGATTTTTTGGTtcttaaaaaattaaacactttaatttgttaaaatttttgtgCGGTCTGAGAATAATATTCTTTGTAGATTGTTTTTAGAGTGATTCGCATGCTCTTACTCTGCAATTCTTGGTGATTGGAAATGTATGTGTGGCATCTTATGGTTTCAGATTTTCAGTTTCTGTCTAACTCACCTTTTTGGACTGGCTCTACAAGCATGAAGTGCTTGAGGCCTCGATTAGAGTTATCAATAGCTTATGATGTCCAATTATGACCCCATTTATTTAAAAAGCAGTATATTACCCTTGTAGGTGCTTAGTCGAGTGCCTTCTAGTTTAATTGAGTGCATAGGTGTCAATGCACTTGAATAGCATCACCTTGCCTCAATGGTGATGGTGATGCCATGGCAATATTGGAGAAGTCTAGGCAGAAAGCAATATTGTTGTAATTCAGTTTTACAACcattatttttgttattgtaCTATTTGAATTATGTAACCATTGTAGTATAAGACTTTTATGAAAACGATGAGAAACAGGAAGGTGTAAAGTAGATAGAATGTTTATAGTCTCTCTTTCTGATTATCCCTTAATATTCTATGCATTCTAAACATCTTTGTTTCcaagtgttttaaaattttgttttccattAGAGATGCTCGTTCTTCAGTCTTGGAGGAAAGCCTTCGCAAATTGGGAGTTGAAAAACTTAGCAAAGATGATGTACAGAAGATGCAATGGGAGGTTTTGGAAGCCAAGATTGGAAACTGGATTCATTTCATGCGTATTGCTGTaagttgcatattaaatttgaaactgGATTCATTTCTTGCGTATTGCTGTAAATtgcatattaaatttgaaactgGAGTCATTTCTTGTGTATTGCTGTAAGTTGCATGTTATATTTGCTAGAAGAACAAAATACTTATCACTCACCATTCTGTCACAATTCATCAGGTTAAAGCTGTAAGTTGCATGTTATGTTTGCCAGAATAACAAAATACTTATCACTCACCATTCTGTCACAATTTATCAGGTTAAATTGCTGTTTGCCGGTGAAAGAAAAGTCTGTGAACAAATGTTTGAAGGTGTTGATTCTCTTAGGGATCAGTGTTTTGCTGAAGTTACTGCGGGTAGTGTTGCAGTGCTTCTGAGTTTCGGAGATGCAATTGCAAAAAGCAAGAGATCACCAGAGAAGTTGTTTGTGCTCTTAGACATGTATGAAATAATGCGAGAACTTCATTCAGAGGTATGATTACTTGTAGACAACTAATAGACATGTTTCTTTAATTATCTTGGTAATTTGAAATCTTGTATAAAAACTGTATATATACATCTCAGCTGCAAAGAAATTTAAGATGTGTTCAGATACCATTATCCAGAGACAATATTCTATGTCACAGATTCATAGGTTTATCATCGATATTAAAACTTGGTTATTAAGTCTCCAACATTCTTAAATTTTTCTAAATGATAAGAGGCGGACTACTAATGGCTAGCTGGTGATTGGACTTCTCCTTTGCTGTTAAGAATTTTTTCATGACCAGTTCTCTTTTTTCTACCCTACTTAATTCTTTCATGTgctgtaatttttaaaatatttctgtTGAACTTTACCGTGTTCCAGTGGTCCTCCTAGTTTAGTTTACAAATAGCTGGCAGCTTTAGCATTATCCCTGAGGTTTAGCTATTGAAGGTTGATGTACTTCTAACTCTGAAGCTAAATTTCTGGCAGATCGCGACACTTTTCATAGGTAAAGCTTGTAATGAAATTAGAGAATCTGCACTGGGTCTGACAAAGCGTCTCGCCCAGACTGCACAAGAGACCTTTGGTGATTTTGAAGAAGCAGTCGAAAAGGATGCAACAAAAACTGCTGTAGCAGATGGTACCGTTCATCCACTAACAAGCTATGTGATTAACTACGTGAAGTTTCTTTTTGAGTAAGTCAAATTTTCGCTGTCTGTCAAATTTTGCTGTTCCTTCTATCTATGatgttgtttatataatgatCTAGCTGTACTGCTATCTAGTAACTATACCTGTTTACATAAAGAATCTAAACTGGTGTTGATTTATCATTAAGCATAGTGGGAGAGGAGAAAATTGAACAATAGACCTCCTGTAACACTAGGAGCAGTTTTCCCGCCACGGGCTCTCCTTGATTCTCCAAAACTGTACTCTACTTGcgttattattattgtttgctCTATAGGTGTGTAGATATTGCATTCACTTAACATGTAGAAATTCTACCTGGTTTTGTTATGTTTATTGTCCATATTCCTATCCTTGACTTGCGATAACAACTGCAGTCAGAATtctaatcaaataaataaggcAAAAAAGAAACTGGAAAAAGAAGGATTAAAAGGAAGCATGGGAATTAATTGGTAAACTTGAAAACTTGTAATCACATTTATGGAGATCTGTCGGCCATTAGCTTCGATGCCTTGGATTGCCACGGTGAAGGTGCTTTTAAAGTGATTTTGGCTTACTATCTTAAGAGAAAACATAAACACATCCTAATTGATTTGGTCTTCATGCGTCTTCTTACATTTTGCTGGTCTTAGTCATTGCAAGCCAAATTGCTCCAATCTTAATACTATTGACTTGGCTCGAGCATAAACATGTATCTTCTACTGTATGATAGGTTCTTGTGCATCTTCCAAGTCATATGATATGCTACTTGGTTAAGCTTCACCTTGGATATTGGGAACTGTCACTTTTTAGTTAAACAGCTAGTCTTCTCTCACTGTGAATGATGTATGAGAAGTTGATTCTTATCATCTTTTTGAACCCACAGTAAATCTCTAAGCTTCAGTCGTaatgaatgaaaattcagcTCGAGCCTGATGAAATGATACCACAATCGATGCCTATACATAAAACCTATATTTGGGAAGCAGCGAAAGTTGTAATCTATAAGGAGACAATTTTTCAGACTGTGGACTCTTAACCAACGG
This region includes:
- the LOC108209579 gene encoding exocyst complex component EXO70A1 — translated: MGIQSRAKSGSVNQAMASDVLSEKAAMMRESLSKSQSATDNMVSMLGSFDHRLSALETAMRPTQIRTHAIRRAHENIDKTLKAAEVILAKFDISRQAEAMIVKGPREDVESYLDAIEKLRGNIKFFSNNKSFKSSDAVVNHANNLLVKAVSKLEEEFKQLLSVYSKPVEPDRLFECLPNSLRPSGSPGHHGDLGGKNHSDQQNGSLEDAVYTPPTLIPPRVLPLLHNLAEQMVQAGRQQQVLKIYRDARSSVLEESLRKLGVEKLSKDDVQKMQWEVLEAKIGNWIHFMRIAVKLLFAGERKVCEQMFEGVDSLRDQCFAEVTAGSVAVLLSFGDAIAKSKRSPEKLFVLLDMYEIMRELHSEIATLFIGKACNEIRESALGLTKRLAQTAQETFGDFEEAVEKDATKTAVADGTVHPLTSYVINYVKFLFDYQSTLKQLFQEFENGSDSNSQLASVTMRIMQALQTNLDGKSKQYKDMSLTHLFLMNNIHYMVRSVRRSEAKDLLGDDWVQRHRRIVQQHANQYKRVAWAKILQCLSIQGLTSSGGSSNSVSIDGGNSSGVSRALVKDRLKTFNAQFEELHQRQSQWTVPDTELRESLRLAVAEVLLPAYRSFIKRFGPLVENGKNPQKNIRYTPEDLDRMLGEFFEGKTLNEPRR